DNA from Bradyrhizobium diazoefficiens USDA 110:
GAAGGTCGGCGAAGGACTGCAGCAGGCCCCAGGGGCCGACCACGTTCGGGCCGCGGCGGATCTGCACCGCCGCCCAGATCTTGCGGTCGGCGAGCAGGATATAGGCGATCGCGACCAGCAGGACGACGAGCACCAAGACGCTCTCCGCGACCATGATGATCAGCGGCCAGAGGAAACCGGTCCAGAATGCGCTTTCGAAGAATTCCATCAGATCACGCTCACTCCGCTGCGGTCAGCATCTGCCCGGAGGCAAGCCGCGAGCACTCCGCCATCACGGCGGACGCACGCGCGATTGGGTTGGTCAAATAGAAGTCGTCGACCAGGGGCTTGAACGGCGCCTTCTCGGGCGAACCGCCCTTGCCCGCCAGCCTCTTGATCTGGTCGGCGCTGCCCGCCTCGATCTGGTCGAGCCGGATCAGATGCGGCACCGCCTTGAAGATCGCCTGGCGCAGCGCGGCAAGCGAGTCGTAGCCCAGCTTCTTGCCGAGCGCTTCCGACAGCGCGCGGACGATCGCCCAGTCCTCGCGGGCTTCGCCCGGCGGGAACGCGGCACGTCCCGTCATCTGCACACGGCCCTCGGTGTTGACGTAGATCGCGGACTTCTCGGTGTAGGCCGCGGCCGGCAGGATCACGTCGGCGCGGTGCGCGCCGCGGTCGCCATGGGTGCCGATATAGACGACGAAGGTGCCGTCCGGCGCCTTGATCTCGTCGGCGCCGAGCAGGAACAGCAGGTCGAGCGTGCCGAAGGTCGTCATCTGCGCGGCGTTCAGGCCACCGGCCGCGGCGGAGAAGCCGATGTCGAGCGCGCCGACGCGCGAGGCGGTCTCGTGCAGCACGCCGAAACCGTTCCAGCCGTCCTTGACCGCGCCGACATCCATCGCGAGCTTGGCGGCGGCGGCCAGAATGGCGACGCCGTCGTGACGCGAGGCTGCGCCCGCGCCGACCAGGATGATCGGGTTCTTGGCGTTCTTCAGCACGTCCATGAAGGAGTGCTTGCCGGCCGCGAGCTCGCCGAGCGTCTCGGTGCCTGCGCCGAGATGATCGTAGTCATAGGTCAGGTCGGCCTTGGCGCCGATCACGCCGACCTTGAAGCCGCCGGAGCGCCAGCGCTTGCGGATGCGGGCGTTGAACACGGCCGCCTCCTTGCGCGGATTGGCGCCGATGATGAGCAGCGCATCCGCCTGCTCGACACCGACAAGCGTCGGATTGAAGATGTAGGAGCCGCGACCGAGCGCCGGATCGAAGGCGTCGCCGCCATGCACCGCGAGGTTGCTTGAGCCGTATTTGGCGAGCAGGTCCTTCAGCGCGAACATCTCCTCGACGCCGGCGAGGTCGCCGGCGATCGCGCCGATGCGCTTGCCGTCGCTGCGCGCCGCTTTCGCGGCGATCGCGGCAAAGGCCTCAGTCCAGCTCGCCGCGCGCAGCTTGCCGGCCTCGCGGATGTAGGGCCGGTCGAGGCGCTGGGTGCGCAGGCCATCGACGATGTGACGGGTCTTGTCGGAGATCCACTCCTCGTTCACGGCCTCGTTGATGCGCGGCAGCACGCGCATCACCTCGCGGCCGCGGGTGTCGACGCGGATCGCCGAGCCGACGCCGTCCATGACGTCGATCGACTGCGTCTTGCCGAGCTCCCACGGGCGGGCCGCAAAGGCATAGGGCTTCGAGGTCAGCGCGCCGACCGGGCAGATGTCGACGAGGTTACCCTGCAATTCCGACGTCAGCGCGTGCTGGAGATAGGTCGTGATCTCCATGTCCTCGCCGCGGCCGGTGGCGCCCATCTCAGGCGCGCCGGCGACTTCCGCCGAGAAGCGGACGCAGCGCGTGCACTGGATGCAGCGGTTCATCGAGGTCTTGACCAGCGCGCCGAGATATTTGTCCTCGACGGCGCGCTTGTTCTCGGCGAAGCGGCTGGTGTCGACACCATAGCCCATCGCCTGGTCCTGCAGGTCGCACTCGCCGCCCTGGTCGCAGATCGGGCAGTCCAGCGGATGGTTGATGAGAAGGAATTCCATCACGCCTTCGCGTGCCTTCTTCACCATCGGCGAACGGGTGGAGATTTCCGGCGGCTCGCCCTTGGGACCCGGACGGCAATCGCGCACGCCCCAGGCGCAGCTCGCGACCGGCTTCGGGCCGCCCTTCACTTCGACGAGGCACATCCGGCAATTGCCGGCGATCGACAGCCGCTCGTGATAGCAGAAGCGCGGAATCTCGGCGCCAGCGGCCTCGCACGCCTGAAGCAGCGTGTACTCGGCCGGAACATCGATCTCTTTGCCGTCGATGATGAGCTTGGTCATGTCTCTTACTCCGCCGCGACCATGTTCACGGGATCGCGGACGCCGATATCGTCGATGTCGGACTTATGCGAATACTGGTCGATGCGCGCTTCGATCTCATGACGGAAATGCGCGATCAGGCCCTGGATCGGCCAGGCGGCTGCGTCGCCGAGCGCGCAGATGGTGTGGCCTTCGACCTGCTTGGTGACCTCCAGCAGCATGTCGATCTCGCGCTTGTGGGCGCGGCCTTCGGCCATGCGGGTCAGGACGCGCCACATCCACCCCGTGCCCTCGCGGCACGGCGTGCACTGGCCACAGCTCTCATGCTTGTAGAAGTACGAGATGCGGGCGATGGCGCGGATCAAATCGGTGGACTTGTCCATCACGATCACGGCCGCGGTGCCGAGACCCGAGCGCAGCTTGCTCAGGCTGTCGAAATCCATCGGCGTATCGATGATCTGCTCGGCCGGCACCATGCGCACCGACGAGCCGCCGGGGATCACGGCCTTGAGGTTGTCCCAGCCGCCGCGGATGCCGCCGCAATGCTTCTCGATCAGCTCGCGGAACGGAATGCCCATGGCTTCTTCGACGTTGCAGGGCCGCTCGACATGGCCGGAGATGCAGAACAGCTTGGTGCCGACATTGTTCGGACGGCCGATGCCGGCGAACCACGCCGCGCCACGGCGCAGGATATCCGGCGCCACCGCGATCGACTCGACGTTGTTGACGGTGGTCGGGCAGCCGAACAGGCCGACATTCGCCGGGAACGGCGGCTTCAGGCGCGGCTGGCCCTTCTTGCCCTCGAGGCTTTCGAGCAGCGCGGTCTCCTCACCGCAGATATAGGCGCCGGCGCCGTGCGCGACGTAGATGTCGAACGGCCATCCGTTGACATTGTCCTTGCCGACCAGCTTGGCCTCGTAGGCCTGGTCGATCGCGGCCTGGAGATGCTCGCGCTCGCGGATGAACTCGCCGCGGACATAGATGTAGCAGGCATGCGCGTTCATCGCGCAGCTGGCGATCAGGCAGCCCTCGATCAGGAGATGCGGGTCGTGCCGCATGATCTCGCGATCCTTGCAGGTGCCGGGCTCGGATTCGTCGGCGTTGACGACGAGATAGCTCGGCCGGCCGTCGGTCGATTCCTTCGGCATGAAGGACCATTTCAGGCCGGTCGGGAAGCCGGCGCCGCCGCGGCCGCGCAGGCCCGAGGCCTTCATCTCGTTGATGATCCAGTCGCGGCCCTTGTCGATGATGTTCTTCGTACCATCCCAGGCGCCGCGGCGCCGCGCACCCTCGAGCCCCCAGTCATGGAGGCCGTAGAGGTTCTTGAAGATGCGGTCCTTGTCCTCGAGCATATCAGTGCTTTCCGATCAACGATTGGACTGCTTGTAGGCAAGTCCGGCGGCGCAGACGGCGAAGGTCAGCGCCCAGAGCAGGCTGGATTCCAGCGACGCGTTCAGGCTGAAACGCTGCAGCAGGAAGATGAAAATGGCCGCGACGGCGGCATGCATCGCGATGAAGCCCCACTTCTTCATGGCACCGCTCCCCTCCACTGCCGGCGACGAGAGATCACGCATCAGGTGATCTCCTTCAGCGTGGTCGGCCCGGTGATCGGCGCCGAGAACTGGCGGCCGTTCTGCGGACCGGGCTTTGGCGGATTGCCGGAGGCAAAGCCGTCGAGCACCTTGCCAAAGCTCTCCTTGGTCAGGTCCTCATAGGTGTCCTTGCCGATCAGCACCATCGGTGCATTCACGCAGGCGCCGAGACACTCGACCTCTTCCCAGCTGAAATTGCCGTCCTTGGAGAGATGGAAGGGCTCGTGATGGATGCGGTGCTCACAGACGTGGATCAGGTCCTCGGCGCCGCGCAGGCGGCATGGCGTGGTGCCGCAGACCTGGACGTGGGCCTTCTTGCCGACGGGGGCGAGCTGGAACATCGTGTAGAAGGTCGCGACCTCGAGCACGCGAATATAGGGCATGTCGAGCATGTCGGCGATGACGCGGATGGCGGCTTCCGACACCCAGCCGTCGTGCTGCTCCTGCGCGCGCCAGAGGATCGCGATGACCGCGGAGGCCTGGCGCCCGGCCGGATATTTCGCGATCTGCTGCTTGGCGAACGCAAGGTTCTCCTCCGTGAACGCAAAGCTCGCGGGCTGGACTTCCTTCGGTGCTAATCGGCGGACGGACATCTCTTATCTCTCACTGCATGCGGCGCGCGGTGTTGGCACTCAGGGTCTTGGCATTCAGGGCATCGATCCTGTCCTGCCAGAATGCGCTTGCGGTGCCGAAAACGTTGTAGCCGACGTGGGTCGAGACCTTGATGCGGTCGAGGATCGACAGCTCCTTCACGGTCTCCATCCGGTTGCTGCGCGGATCGAACACGATCAGCGTCAGCGGGGTCTGTTCGAGGATAAAGCGCGACACCGCGTGGCTGCGGTCGCTGCCGTGCTCCTCGCACATGATGACGCTGTCGGTCTCAAGCAGCCGGGCGCCGCCCTTGATCGCCTCGATCTCGACACCCTCGACGTCGAGCTTGATCAGGTACTTGCCGCTGGCCTCGACCTTGCCGTCGTCGATCAGATTGTCGAGCGCGATCACGGGCACGTCCTCGCCACCCGCCGACGGATCGCCGGCGATGCTGAAGGCTTCGTGCTTCGTGCCGGACAGCCGCGCAGTACCGCGGGCAGAGCCGATCGCGCATTTCATGGTTTCGAAGCGGCCACCGTTGATGCGGGCGTTGTTGGCAAGCTTCGGATAGTTCTGGCCCGACGGCTCGATCGCGATCGCCTTGTGCGAGCCGAACGGCCTGCTCGACACCAGCACCGACCAGTAGCCGTAGTTGGCGCCGCAATCGAGCAGCGTGTAGTCGACGTCGATGGAGTCGGCGAACAGGAGCTCCAGCTCGTCCTCATAGATATAGGAACGGTTGAGCAGCTTGCTCCAATAGCCGTCGCCATACGGGAATTCGAACACGGCGTCGGGATTGAGCTTGATCGCGATATTGCGCTCGGGCAGCGTTTTCCGCAGCAGGTTCGCGCAGGCGATATAGCCCATATGCGAGAAGTGCGACGAGATCTTCGATCCCGTCACCAGCGCCAAGGCAGCCGTCCGCTCCCACAGGTTGGCCCCTTCAAGGGCCCCCGAGGCGCGGTCAAACTGGATTGGCGCCTGCGCCATCACCGATCGACCTCACCGAACACGATGTCGAGCGAACCCAGGATCGCCGAGACGTCGGCGAGCAGATGGCCGCGGCAGATGTGGTCCATGGCCTGCAGATGGGCGAAGCCCGGCGCGCGGATCTTGCACTTGTAGGGCTTGTTGGTGCCGTCGGCGACGAGATAGACGCCGAACTCGCCCTTGGGCGCCTCGACCGCGGCATAGACCTCGCCGGCCGGCACGTGAACGCCTTCGGTGTAGAGCTTGAAGTGGTGGATCAGCGCTTCCATCGAGCGCTTCATCTCGCCACGGCGCGGCGGCGCAACCTTGTTGTCCTCGACGACGACGGGACCCTTGCCCTCGGGCGCGTTCAGCTTCTGGATGCACTGCCTCATGATGCGTACCGACTGGCGCATCTCTTCCATGCGGATCAGGTAGCGGTCGTAGCAGTCGCCGTTCTTGCCGATCGGAATGTCGAAATCCATCTCGGCGTAGCACTCATAGGGCTGCGACTTGCGCAGGTCCCAGGCCGCGCCGGAGCCGCGCACCATCACGCCCGAGAAACCCCACTCCCAGGCTTCCTTCAGCGGCACCACGCCGATATCGACATTGCGCTGCTTGAAGATGCGGTTGGCGGTGAGCAGGCGGTCGAGGTCGTCCACCACCTTCAGGAACGGATCGCACCAGGCCTCGATGTCGTCGACCAGCTTCTGCGGCAGGTCCTGATGCACGCCGCCGACGCGGAAGAAGGCCGCATGCATGCGGCTGCCCGAGGCGCGCTCGTAGAACACCATCAGCTTCTCGCGCTCTTCGAAACCCCACAGCGGCGGGGTCAGCGCGCCGACGTCCATCGCCTGCGTGGTGACGTTGAGCAGATGCGACAGGATGCGGCCGATCTCGCAATAGAGCACGCGGATCAGCTGGCCGCGGCGCGGCACCTCGATGCCGAGCAGCTTTTCCGCGGCGAGGCAGAAGGCGTGCTCCTGGTTCATCGGCGCGACGTAATCGAGGCGATCGAAATAAGGGATCGCCTGGAGATAGGTCTTCTGCTCGATCAGCTTCTCGGTGCCGCGGTGAAGCAGGCCGATATGCGGGTCGACGCGCGCGACGATTTCGCCGTCCAATTCGAGCACAAGACGCAACACACCATGGGCCGCCGGATGCTGCGGCCCAAAGTTGATGGTGAAGTTGCGGAGATTTTCAGGTTGCTCGTTCATGATCAGGCCTTCGGTCCCGCCTTCTCGTCACCGGGAAGCGGATAGTCCGCCCCTTCCCACGGCGAGAGGAAATCGAACTTGCGGAATTCCTGGTTGAGCCTGACAGGCTCGTACACCACCCGCTTCTCCTGGTCGTCGTAGCGGACCTCAACGAAGCCGGTGGTCGGAAAGTCCTTGCGCAGCGGATGGCCCTCGAAACCGTAATCGGTGAGGATGCGGCGCATGTCGGGATGGCCGACGAAGAACACGCCATAGAGGTCGTAGGCCTCGCGCTCGAACCAGTCGGCGCCGGGGAACACGTCGATCAGCGACGGCACCTGCGTGGTCTCGTCGGCCTGGGCCTTGAGCCGGATCCGTGTGTTCAGGGTCGGCGACATCAGATGGTAGACGACGTCGAAGCGCTTCTCGCGCGACGGGTAGTCCACCGCCGTGATGTCGGTGAAGTTGACGAAGCGGCAGTTCGGATCGTCACGGAGGTACTTGACCACCTCGACGATCCTGGCGGCCTCGACATCCACCGTGAGCTGGTTGAAGGCCACCGAATGACCGGTGGCCGCGCCCGGAAGCGCGCTAACGATCGTTTGCCCAAGGGCGTCGAGCTTGCCATCGTCCATGACGTAAAACCTTAGCGTTCGATGGTGCCGGTGCGCCGGATCTTCTTCTGAAGCAGCAGCACGCCGTAGAGCAGCGCTTCCGCCGTGGGCGGGCAGCCCGGCACGTAGATGTCGATCGGCACGATGCGGTCACAGCCGCGCACGACCGAGTAGGAATAGTGATAGTAGCCGCCGCCATTGGCGCACGACCCCATCGAGATGACGTAGCGCGGCTCGGGCATCTGGTCGTAGACCTTGCGCAGCGCCGGCGCCATCTTGTTGGTGAGCGTGCCCGCGACGATCATCACGTCGGACTGCCGCGGCGAGGCACGCGGCGCGAAGCCGAAACGCTCGACGTCGTAGCGCGGCATCGACACCTGCATCATCTCGACCGCGCAGCAGGCGAGACCGAAGGTCATCCACATCAGCGAGCCGGTGCGCGCCCAGGTGATGAGGTCGTCGGTCGCGGCGACGAAGAAACCCTTGTCGGACAGCTCCGAATTGACCTCAAGGAAGAACGGATCGTTGGCCCCGACCGGCTTGCCGGTCGACGGATCCAGAATGCCCTTGGGGGCCGGCGCGAGAACCGGACCTGTGGACGGTGCTGGGTTCAATCCCATTCCAGTGCCCCTTTCTTCCATTCATAGGCGAACCCGACCGTCAGCACGGCGAGGAACACCACCATGGACCAGAAGCCGGTCGCGCCAAGCTTGCCGAACGCC
Protein-coding regions in this window:
- the nuoG gene encoding NADH-quinone oxidoreductase subunit NuoG, with protein sequence MTKLIIDGKEIDVPAEYTLLQACEAAGAEIPRFCYHERLSIAGNCRMCLVEVKGGPKPVASCAWGVRDCRPGPKGEPPEISTRSPMVKKAREGVMEFLLINHPLDCPICDQGGECDLQDQAMGYGVDTSRFAENKRAVEDKYLGALVKTSMNRCIQCTRCVRFSAEVAGAPEMGATGRGEDMEITTYLQHALTSELQGNLVDICPVGALTSKPYAFAARPWELGKTQSIDVMDGVGSAIRVDTRGREVMRVLPRINEAVNEEWISDKTRHIVDGLRTQRLDRPYIREAGKLRAASWTEAFAAIAAKAARSDGKRIGAIAGDLAGVEEMFALKDLLAKYGSSNLAVHGGDAFDPALGRGSYIFNPTLVGVEQADALLIIGANPRKEAAVFNARIRKRWRSGGFKVGVIGAKADLTYDYDHLGAGTETLGELAAGKHSFMDVLKNAKNPIILVGAGAASRHDGVAILAAAAKLAMDVGAVKDGWNGFGVLHETASRVGALDIGFSAAAGGLNAAQMTTFGTLDLLFLLGADEIKAPDGTFVVYIGTHGDRGAHRADVILPAAAYTEKSAIYVNTEGRVQMTGRAAFPPGEAREDWAIVRALSEALGKKLGYDSLAALRQAIFKAVPHLIRLDQIEAGSADQIKRLAGKGGSPEKAPFKPLVDDFYLTNPIARASAVMAECSRLASGQMLTAAE
- the nuoF gene encoding NADH-quinone oxidoreductase subunit NuoF, translating into MLEDKDRIFKNLYGLHDWGLEGARRRGAWDGTKNIIDKGRDWIINEMKASGLRGRGGAGFPTGLKWSFMPKESTDGRPSYLVVNADESEPGTCKDREIMRHDPHLLIEGCLIASCAMNAHACYIYVRGEFIREREHLQAAIDQAYEAKLVGKDNVNGWPFDIYVAHGAGAYICGEETALLESLEGKKGQPRLKPPFPANVGLFGCPTTVNNVESIAVAPDILRRGAAWFAGIGRPNNVGTKLFCISGHVERPCNVEEAMGIPFRELIEKHCGGIRGGWDNLKAVIPGGSSVRMVPAEQIIDTPMDFDSLSKLRSGLGTAAVIVMDKSTDLIRAIARISYFYKHESCGQCTPCREGTGWMWRVLTRMAEGRAHKREIDMLLEVTKQVEGHTICALGDAAAWPIQGLIAHFRHEIEARIDQYSHKSDIDDIGVRDPVNMVAAE
- the nuoE gene encoding NADH-quinone oxidoreductase subunit NuoE yields the protein MSVRRLAPKEVQPASFAFTEENLAFAKQQIAKYPAGRQASAVIAILWRAQEQHDGWVSEAAIRVIADMLDMPYIRVLEVATFYTMFQLAPVGKKAHVQVCGTTPCRLRGAEDLIHVCEHRIHHEPFHLSKDGNFSWEEVECLGACVNAPMVLIGKDTYEDLTKESFGKVLDGFASGNPPKPGPQNGRQFSAPITGPTTLKEIT
- a CDS encoding FkbM family methyltransferase → MAQAPIQFDRASGALEGANLWERTAALALVTGSKISSHFSHMGYIACANLLRKTLPERNIAIKLNPDAVFEFPYGDGYWSKLLNRSYIYEDELELLFADSIDVDYTLLDCGANYGYWSVLVSSRPFGSHKAIAIEPSGQNYPKLANNARINGGRFETMKCAIGSARGTARLSGTKHEAFSIAGDPSAGGEDVPVIALDNLIDDGKVEASGKYLIKLDVEGVEIEAIKGGARLLETDSVIMCEEHGSDRSHAVSRFILEQTPLTLIVFDPRSNRMETVKELSILDRIKVSTHVGYNVFGTASAFWQDRIDALNAKTLSANTARRMQ
- a CDS encoding NADH-quinone oxidoreductase subunit D, producing the protein MNEQPENLRNFTINFGPQHPAAHGVLRLVLELDGEIVARVDPHIGLLHRGTEKLIEQKTYLQAIPYFDRLDYVAPMNQEHAFCLAAEKLLGIEVPRRGQLIRVLYCEIGRILSHLLNVTTQAMDVGALTPPLWGFEEREKLMVFYERASGSRMHAAFFRVGGVHQDLPQKLVDDIEAWCDPFLKVVDDLDRLLTANRIFKQRNVDIGVVPLKEAWEWGFSGVMVRGSGAAWDLRKSQPYECYAEMDFDIPIGKNGDCYDRYLIRMEEMRQSVRIMRQCIQKLNAPEGKGPVVVEDNKVAPPRRGEMKRSMEALIHHFKLYTEGVHVPAGEVYAAVEAPKGEFGVYLVADGTNKPYKCKIRAPGFAHLQAMDHICRGHLLADVSAILGSLDIVFGEVDR
- a CDS encoding NADH-quinone oxidoreductase subunit C — encoded protein: MDDGKLDALGQTIVSALPGAATGHSVAFNQLTVDVEAARIVEVVKYLRDDPNCRFVNFTDITAVDYPSREKRFDVVYHLMSPTLNTRIRLKAQADETTQVPSLIDVFPGADWFEREAYDLYGVFFVGHPDMRRILTDYGFEGHPLRKDFPTTGFVEVRYDDQEKRVVYEPVRLNQEFRKFDFLSPWEGADYPLPGDEKAGPKA
- a CDS encoding NuoB/complex I 20 kDa subunit family protein, coding for MNPAPSTGPVLAPAPKGILDPSTGKPVGANDPFFLEVNSELSDKGFFVAATDDLITWARTGSLMWMTFGLACCAVEMMQVSMPRYDVERFGFAPRASPRQSDVMIVAGTLTNKMAPALRKVYDQMPEPRYVISMGSCANGGGYYHYSYSVVRGCDRIVPIDIYVPGCPPTAEALLYGVLLLQKKIRRTGTIER